One stretch of Caloenas nicobarica isolate bCalNic1 chromosome 4, bCalNic1.hap1, whole genome shotgun sequence DNA includes these proteins:
- the TMEM165 gene encoding putative divalent cation/proton antiporter TMEM165, with amino-acid sequence MGSPPPAPPLPRAAALLLAASLLLAAPAGLRAAPEEEPGRKKEPPPPPPAAQGAEPRAEKGSSPVAPVHVVNEESADKTNLGFIHAFVAAISVIIVSELGDKTFFIAAIMAMRYNRLTVLAGAMLALGLMTCLSVLFGYATTVIPRVYTYYVSTALFAIFGIRMLREGLKMSPDEGQEELEEVQAEIKKKDEELQRTKLLNGPGDVESGPGTTIPQKKWLHFISPIFVQAFTLTFLAEWGDRSQLTTIVLAAREDPYGVAVGGTVGHCLCTGLAVIGGRMIAQKISVRTVTIIGGIVFLAFAFSALFISPDSGF; translated from the exons ATGGGctcgccgccgcccgcgccgccgctcccgcgggccgccgcgctgctgctggcggcttcgctgctgctggcggccccggcggggctgCGCGCCGCTCCGGAGGAGGAACCCGGTAGGAAGAAagagccgccgccgccaccgccggcGGCGCAGGGAGCCGAGCCGCGGGctgag AAGGGGTCCTCGCCAGTTGCTCCAGTTCATGTTGTCAATGAAGAGTCAGCTGATAAGACTAATTTGGGCTTTATTCATGCATTTGTGGCTGCTATATCGGTCATCATTGTATCAGAACTGGGGGATAAGACCTTCTTCATTGCAGCCATCATGGCAATGCGGTACAACCGTTTGACTGTACTGGCTGGTGCTATGCTTGCCTTGGGACTGATGACATGTTTATCAG ttttgtttggcTATGCCACCACAGTTATTCCTCGTGTGTACACATACTATGTGTCAACGGCACTGTTTGCGATTTTTGGCATCCGAATGCTTCGGGAAGGCTTGAAAATGAGTCCAGATGAGGGTcaggaagagctggaggaagttcaagcagaaattaaaaaaaaagatgaagaa CTCCAGAGAACTAAACTGTTAAATGGGCCAGGAGACGTGGAATCAGGGCCAGGCACCACTATACCTCAGAAGAAGtggctgcattttatttctccGATCTTTGTTCAAGCTTTTACTTTAACGTTTTTAGCAGAATGGGGTGATCGTTCCCAATTAACAACTATAGTCTTGGCTGCCAGAGAG GACCCGTATGGTGTGGCGGTAGGAGGAACAGTGGGACATTGCCTATGCACTGGTTTAGCAGTTATTGGAGGGAGAATGATAGCACAAAAAATTTCTGTTAGGACTG tgacaATCATAGGAGGCATTGTCTTCTtagcatttgcattttctgcacTATTTATAAGTCCAGattctggtttttaa